A window of Bacteroidales bacterium genomic DNA:
TTTTTCCGGCAATGAATATCCTATTTCAGCACTTTTAAAGCGCAGGAAGGCGCCATTTTTCATGAACCGGGTATTGCGCTGGACATTATTACTGATGACCGTATTGGATAGTCTCGGCCAGTATGCATCCGGATTTTGGCTCAGTTCCGACCAGTAATCATCTGCTATAAATCTGGCTAAACCGGTTTCCGTAATCAGCTTTTTACCATTCTCATCTTCATAAGTGTTCCTTCTTACGAATGGCGACATGGCTGAAGCATCGATCCAGAAAGAAGAACGGGCCGATCCCTGGAAAAATACAGACATATCAAAATTTTTATATCCGGCCGAAAAACCAAATCCGTAATTGATCTCAGGAGTTGACGGATAACCGATGGGAACCCTGTCAACATCATTGATCACTCCATCCTTGTTTATATCCTTGTATTTGATATCGCCCGGAAGATATACTCCATAATCCTGCCGCGGTGATTTCTTTATATCAGCATCATCAATAAACATCCGTTCCGCTACCAGTCCCCATTGCTGGGAAATGGCATTGTCTTTCCTGGATAACCATGGTGTCTGCATCAAGCCATAATTCGGCTCTTCATAATAATGGTAAGTCGACCGTGCATAGGTGAAATTCATCCTTCCTACGATCCAGAAGTCGGTGGTGATGTTGTGATTGTAGTCCAACGATATATCGATCCCTTTTCCATTGGCTTCGCCTACATTACTCTGGGATTCGTCCCACAGACCCATTTCGGAGGGAATATCCGCCCTGGATTGTAATATATTGGTTCTGCGTTCCTGGAACAGATCGGCCAGTAATTCAATTTTTCCTTCGAACAGGCCGAGTTCAATACCTAAATTGCTTTTATAAGCAATTTCCCAGCCGATATTAGAATTTGCATAGGTCTTGATCGACATTCCTGATCGGTTGATTCCGTTGAAATCAAATCCGCTCCGGAAACCTCGCCCTCCTCCGGAAATAACCTCGGAAAGATAAAAGAACCGTTGGCTGCTGATTTCGTCATTCCCTACCAAACCGTAAGTTCCACGAAATTTAAGCTTTGATACAATCTTTTTTAAATTGTCGTTCCAGAATGCTTCGTTTGAAGGCACCCATCCCAATCCTACCGAAGGAAAAAAGCCCCAGCGATGCCCTTTGTCGAATTTTTCGGAACCATTGTAACCAAAATTAAATTCGGCTAGATAACGACCGTCAAAGTCATAGGTAAAACGTCCGGATAAACCTAAATTTCTTTTTGGCAATGATTGAAACAAGGTAGACTCGTTACCACTGATCGAATGACGTATGATACCGACCAACATTCCGCTTACTCCGTGTTTTCCAAATGTCCGGTTATAATTCACGGCACCTTCCGCATAAAAAGAACTGGAAACCGATTTATAGCCCGGTCTGTAATTCAGGTATTCGGTACCGACATCAGAACCGTCAGCATTCAGGGGGGTCAATATATAGGTATCAGTATGACGGTCATAACTTCCCACTTCATAATAAAAAGGCTTATACGACCTGGATACGTCGAAAGCTGAGTTTCTGGTAGTACTACCCAATACCCTGGCACTTAAACCCTCTATCCATTGTTCGAAATCCTGTTTCAGTTCAAATTGTGCCAGCATCACTGTTTTACTTTCTTCCCGGTAACCTTTGACCAGTTCGGCATAAGGGTTCATATATGAACTGCCTTCCGAACCGCCGAAAAGAATATGTTCATATCTCCGGTGCAATTCATCCGGCTCGAAATAGGCAGGAAAACGAACAGGGCTAACATTCAGTGCACTTTTATACATATCGGTACCGCTCATGATCGGTCCCGTATAATCGTCGAAAGTACCGTGCACCCTGATGACGGCTTCCGTGGAATTGGTCAGGTTAATATTGATATTCGACCGGACCAGGTACTTTTTCAGATTGATATTATTATTGAAATTATTCCTGTTATCTACTTTTAAAATGCCATTATCCTTTGAAAATGAGGCTGCAATATAATACCGTGCTACTTTACCTCCCCCGGAAATATTAAGATTGGCCCGTTGGTTACTGGCTACTTTTTTTGTCAGCATGTCCATCCAGTCCACTTCAGGATACACAAAAGGATTTCCTCCCCGGCTGGTATTTTCAATTTTTGTATTGGAATAAGGCAGGCTTTCAAGAGGATTTCTGGTAAGTGCGGCTTCATTGGCCATCTCCATGTAGGTAATGGCATCGGCCATTTTTATGGTTTTGGTCGGAGAAGAGAAAGAATTTTCAAAACGAAAGGATACCCTTGCTCTTCCTTCCCGTCCTTCTTTTGTAGTCACCAGGATCACACCGTTTGCACCACGTGCGCCATAGAGGGCAGTTGCCGTAGCATCTTTCAGGATAGAGAAACTCTGGATATCATCCGGATGTAATCTCGCCAGATCATCAGTAGATACTTCCACATTATCCACCAATATGAGCGGATCGACCTTTCCTGCCCCGAAAGTAGTGATCCCGCGGATAAAGAATTCCGCATTATCCTGTCCCGGTTCCCCGCTGGTCTGATAAGATATCACTCCTGCCATCTTTCCAGCAAAAGCAGTTGTCAGGTTGCTCGAAGGCACGCGCAAATCCCTGGCATTGACGGTCTGAATAGATGAGATAACACTTTCTTTCTTCTGCTTTCCGAAAGCTACAATAGTTACTTCATCCAACTCATTCTGTAACGGCTTTAAAGAGACTTCGATCCTGGTCTGTGTTCCAACCGGGACAGAATATTTCTGATAGCCGACAAAAGAAACTTCCAGTTGATCCGTCGGCCGTATATTAATAGAAAAGGTACCGTCCGTATCTGTCAATACGCCGCGTGTGGTTCCCGATACCTGAACTGTTGCCCCGGGTAAAGGTTCTCCGTTTTCGTCAACTACTGTACCCGTAACCGTCACACCTTCCTGTACTGGTTTTTTTACTTCACCGGGAATCGCTTTTTTTTCCATAAGAATAATATCCTTATCAATTATTTTATAATCAATACCGGATTTATCAAACAGTTTATTCAGAATAGAAATTACATCCTCATTTTCCGACTTGATGGATATTTGCTGCTGTGTATCCACAATTTTATTGTTATAAAAAAAACGGAATTCAGATTGCTTTTCTATTTCCTCCAAAACACTTGCAATCGGCTGATTCTTAAAGTCAAGGAGAAGGAGCGCTTTTTGTCCGTAGGAATATGATGCAAACGATATGTTTACAGTCATCAATAAAAAACATAAAATCAACTTCATAATTTGTAACCACTTACACAATATTTTACAGCAGTGATGTTGTAAAAATTCACTTTTTACCATACTTTTGTTTGTTTTAAAGTTAAAAAATAAATTGTTTTAATTTGTTCACGCGGGGGATGTTACCAGCATCTTCCGCGTGTTTCGTTTTGTCAGGTTTTTTCCATAAATAACATGTATTAAAATTTACAAATAATTATTTAATAGTATTTATTGTTTTTCAAGAATTACCATAGGTTTTTTTTCACTAGTCAGTCCCGATGGTTGTACTATTTCATAATTGATACCCGATGAGGCTTCTAAATAATCCAGAATCTGGGATAGTGGCTTGTTCTCAAAAATCCCGGTAAAGGAATAATCCCGGATCAGATCATCTTTTATGTCAAAATCAACAGAATAATAATTGCTTAATTGTCTCAGGGCGTCCGACATAGGTGTATCCTTAAAAATGAACTTTCCGGTAAGCCAGGCTGTATTTATCCCGGGATCGACCGGTCTTACTGTTATCTTGTTGGAGATTGTGTTAAAACTGGCCTGTTCCATCGGTTTCATTAATAAACTATTATTGTCTCCTTTCAAAGAGACACTGATGCTCCCTTCAACAAGGGTTGCTTGTATCAAACTGTCCCGGGAATAAGCCTGGACATTGAATTTAGTACCAAGAACGCGGATATTTATCTTTTCATCTTCGGTTTTCACGGTAAATGATTTGCTTTTGTCATGTATCACATCAAAATAAGCTTCACCCGAAAGTACTACCCATCTTTCTTTCCCGCGATATGCTGCCGGGTATACCAGTTTCGTATTAGCGTTAAGATGAACTGCCGTGCCATCCGGCAATGTGGTTTCGGAACGCATGCCGGCGCCGGTATGAACAGTAATGAGGGACTCCTGACGAGTTTCTGTTAAAAGTATAGCTATACCAAATATGCCGAATATAAGGGATGCAGCAACAGCCACACGTTGTAACATAATACGGACAGTTTTGCCTTTGATCCGCCGTTGTACTTTTTTATAAGCAGCATAAGAATCCCGGTTACGCATGTGATGTCGCGTTTTTCGAACATCATATAACAATGCCAATTGCATCAATTCCCTCTCATTTTTTTCATCTTTTCCACACCACTCATCTACGGAGAGGCATTCATCAGATGTTGCTGTTCCATTGAGATATTTCAATAAGACATCATGACCGGGAGATGGCAATTCATATTTTTCTTCTGTTTTCACTTCTTCGTTTTTTCTTGATCTATATTGAGGACACCTATTTCAGGTGCAACCCTAAACCAAATTTTATTTTTAATAAAAAAATTTCTGCTTAACTAATAAATCTGAATATATTTGCATTTATAAGATCAAGAAAATAAGGAGTAAAGAAACACATGACAGAGCTTTTCGATAAGATTCAAAAAGGGGATAGGGAGTCATACAGGCAGATGTTTCTGATCTTTTACCCGGCGTTATGCGAATATGCCTCCAGATTTATTACTGCCACGGATGCAGAGGAACTTGTTCAGGATTTAATGTTACACATTTGGGAAACAAGAAAAACCATGGTGATCGGATCTTCCTTGAAATCTTACCTTTTTGTAGCAGTCAGGAACAGGTGTTACAATTCTATCCGTAACCGGCAATATAAGCAACAAGTACATACACAAATCTATGAAAAATTAAAGGACCGTTTTGATGATCCTGATTATTACATGGCTAACGAGCTTGCTGACAATATACAAAAAGCTGTCAGCGAATTACCTGCGAATTATCGTGAAGTTTTTGAACTAAGCCGTTTCGGATCGAAAAGTAATCAGGAAATCGCCGATCAACTGAATGTATCTGTAAAAACAGTAGAATACCGTATTACCCAATCGCTAAAAATACTTCGTAAAACACTGAAAGATTATCTTCCAATACTTACATTTATGAT
This region includes:
- a CDS encoding TonB-dependent receptor; translation: MTVNISFASYSYGQKALLLLDFKNQPIASVLEEIEKQSEFRFFYNNKIVDTQQQISIKSENEDVISILNKLFDKSGIDYKIIDKDIILMEKKAIPGEVKKPVQEGVTVTGTVVDENGEPLPGATVQVSGTTRGVLTDTDGTFSINIRPTDQLEVSFVGYQKYSVPVGTQTRIEVSLKPLQNELDEVTIVAFGKQKKESVISSIQTVNARDLRVPSSNLTTAFAGKMAGVISYQTSGEPGQDNAEFFIRGITTFGAGKVDPLILVDNVEVSTDDLARLHPDDIQSFSILKDATATALYGARGANGVILVTTKEGREGRARVSFRFENSFSSPTKTIKMADAITYMEMANEAALTRNPLESLPYSNTKIENTSRGGNPFVYPEVDWMDMLTKKVASNQRANLNISGGGKVARYYIAASFSKDNGILKVDNRNNFNNNINLKKYLVRSNININLTNSTEAVIRVHGTFDDYTGPIMSGTDMYKSALNVSPVRFPAYFEPDELHRRYEHILFGGSEGSSYMNPYAELVKGYREESKTVMLAQFELKQDFEQWIEGLSARVLGSTTRNSAFDVSRSYKPFYYEVGSYDRHTDTYILTPLNADGSDVGTEYLNYRPGYKSVSSSFYAEGAVNYNRTFGKHGVSGMLVGIIRHSISGNESTLFQSLPKRNLGLSGRFTYDFDGRYLAEFNFGYNGSEKFDKGHRWGFFPSVGLGWVPSNEAFWNDNLKKIVSKLKFRGTYGLVGNDEISSQRFFYLSEVISGGGRGFRSGFDFNGINRSGMSIKTYANSNIGWEIAYKSNLGIELGLFEGKIELLADLFQERRTNILQSRADIPSEMGLWDESQSNVGEANGKGIDISLDYNHNITTDFWIVGRMNFTYARSTYHYYEEPNYGLMQTPWLSRKDNAISQQWGLVAERMFIDDADIKKSPRQDYGVYLPGDIKYKDINKDGVINDVDRVPIGYPSTPEINYGFGFSAGYKNFDMSVFFQGSARSSFWIDASAMSPFVRRNTYEDENGKKLITETGLARFIADDYWSELSQNPDAYWPRLSNTVISNNVQRNTRFMKNGAFLRFKSAEIGYSLPEK
- a CDS encoding DUF4974 domain-containing protein, which produces MKTEEKYELPSPGHDVLLKYLNGTATSDECLSVDEWCGKDEKNERELMQLALLYDVRKTRHHMRNRDSYAAYKKVQRRIKGKTVRIMLQRVAVAASLIFGIFGIAILLTETRQESLITVHTGAGMRSETTLPDGTAVHLNANTKLVYPAAYRGKERWVVLSGEAYFDVIHDKSKSFTVKTEDEKINIRVLGTKFNVQAYSRDSLIQATLVEGSISVSLKGDNNSLLMKPMEQASFNTISNKITVRPVDPGINTAWLTGKFIFKDTPMSDALRQLSNYYSVDFDIKDDLIRDYSFTGIFENKPLSQILDYLEASSGINYEIVQPSGLTSEKKPMVILEKQ
- a CDS encoding RNA polymerase sigma-70 factor, whose translation is MTELFDKIQKGDRESYRQMFLIFYPALCEYASRFITATDAEELVQDLMLHIWETRKTMVIGSSLKSYLFVAVRNRCYNSIRNRQYKQQVHTQIYEKLKDRFDDPDYYMANELADNIQKAVSELPANYREVFELSRFGSKSNQEIADQLNVSVKTVEYRITQSLKILRKTLKDYLPILTFMM